The following proteins are encoded in a genomic region of Brachypodium distachyon strain Bd21 chromosome 1, Brachypodium_distachyon_v3.0, whole genome shotgun sequence:
- the LOC100840884 gene encoding nascent polypeptide-associated complex subunit alpha, muscle-specific form produces the protein MAPPKPSSPPNPNPSDAADKGKKKVTPLQVAFLVERYLADNGFAASLAAFRADAASLFGSRNAASSNPPKGLLPLADILHDYISLKESRLAVDSAMHAMHSLVSAYYQPNPLLLAAGPPPSSPPLVPPFFVRPNASSPPAPPPPQIPMPPPPPAGIAGYATPMLHYTQTSSSLVVQNSSNANNMSTPAVSSLPTKKRKVTKSAAKSTSASKRICTAPTTSLNPTGKNGALQLPTAQPSSAEHSGIAKLPAQGSSVAKSLFKPLQPQVSSSPCTPQQSHPIGDEPASHQAPRPSSSVAPNVHTHQEIASSQCSIVSSKTLIVSPLKGGSSTYYSVERSYHVSSPLKSSTQKTSKREHVKGRLDFDSSDARPGSTELTCDKATNSTSDGQKQDDFDIDFTNFDIFDGDFSLSELLLDFDLDNVGVHCENPSSNAEVQRLQPIASDNNVMADPVFPNSVKPMTADPTEDINSQGATSVTSVRAITKRIKIVSPVKGRKAS, from the exons ATGGCGCCGCCCAAGCCGAGCTCTCCGCCCAACCCCAACCcctccgacgccgccgacAAGGGCAAGAAGAAGGTGACCCCGTTGCAGGTGGCCTTCCTCGTCGAGCGCTACCTCGCCGACAACGGCTtcgcggcctccctcgccgccttccgcgccgacgccgccagcCTCTTCGGCTCCAGGAACGCCGCCAGCAGCAACCCTCCCAAGGGCCTCCTCCCGCTCGCCGACATCCTCCACGACTACATCTCCCTCAAGGAGTCACGCCTCGCCGTCGACTCCGCCATGCACGCCATGCACTCCCTCGTCTCCGCCTACTACCAGCCCAacccgctcctcctcgccgccgggccgccgccttcctcgccgccgctcgtccCGCCCTTCTTCGTCCGCCCcaacgcctcctcccctcccgctcctcctcctcctcagatTCCcatgcctccgcctcctccag CTGGCATCGCTGGATATGCTACCCCTATGCTACACTACACCCAGACATCCTCGTCGCTTGTTGTTCAGAATTCATCAAATGCCAACAACATGTCAACCCCTGCAGTTAGCTCTTTGCCtacaaagaagagaaaggtGACAAAGTCTGCTGCAAAATCTACTTCAGCCTCCAAGAGAATATGCACTGCACCAACCACTAGCTTGAACCCAACAG GTAAAAATGGTGCCCTTCAACTGCCAACTGCTCAGCCAAGTTCAGCTGAACACTCAGGGATTGCAAAGCTCCCGGCCCAAGGCTCATCTGTTGCCAAGAGCTTATTCAAACCGCTGCAGCCTCAAGTCAGTTCTTCTCCATGTACACCACAACAAAGCCATCCCATAGGAGATGAGCCTGCTTCTCATCAAGCACCAAGGCCATCATCATCTGTGGCTCCAAATGTTCACACCCATCAGGAGATTGCGTCCTCTCAATGCTCTATAGTTTCTTCCAAGACTCTAATAGTCAGTCCTCTCAAGGGGGGCAGTAGCACCTATTATTCTGTTGAGAGGAGCTACCATGTCAGCTCCCCCTTAAAATCAAGCACCCAGAAAACCTCAAAAAGGGAACATGTGAAAGGGAGGTTAGATTTTGACAGTTCTGATGCAAGGCCAGGTTCAACCGAGCTTACTTGTGACAAGGCAACTAACTCTACCTCTGATGGACAGAAGCAAGATGACTTTGACATTGACTTCACAAACTTTGATATATTTGATGGCGATTTTTCACTTTCTGAACTTCTACTTGACTTCGATCTTGATAATGTGGGTGTTCACTGCGAGAATCCTTCCTCAAATGCTGAAGTTCAAAG ACTACAGCCCATTGCAAGTGATAACAACGTGATGGCAGATCCAGTCTTTCCAAATTCAGTAAAGCCAATGACAGCAGATCCCACTGAAGATATTAATTCACAAG GAGCCACATCTGTTACTTCTGTCAGAGCGATTACTAAGAGGATAAAGATTGTTAGCCCTG TCAAGGGACGCAAAGCTTCCTAG
- the LOC100841192 gene encoding L-type lectin-domain containing receptor kinase I.9: MVLPPLLILLLLLPSAAVASNSKVRHSSFALDFFPGDGALAQLALTGGANATSAGAISMASPHARVQYHKPILLAKAAGFSTYFSFSLQNPIPKSKSKPLAAGSLKFFLAPAVSAPTDALAVVFSVADVDPSHVRVQIDLPGVNTAVVQARFSLPVSRAQKLHSWIDYNATSAALQVRLSSSRVPKPPHPLLSHPLHLRPQSSTRMLAGFASSHANCSLFSWAFKASSGPPYLMHSLPLDPTGGSILLTTPPLPHYQPPLPYRYHWPSLLLAAACGAMLTFFVLFVWYSVATRRPIGVTPVEYPMHPSSSDIVYEKIVLVGAKDHPANAAAPGNK; encoded by the coding sequence ATGGtgctgccgccgctcctcatcctcctcctgctcctgcccTCCGCCGCAGTCGCGAGCAACAGCAAGGTCCGACACTCGTCCTTCGCCCTTGACTTcttccccggcgacggcgccctCGCGCAGCTCGCCCTCACCGGCGGCGCcaacgccacctccgccggcgccatctCCATGGCCTCGCCGCACGCGCGGGTCCAGTACCACAAGCCCATCCTGCTCGCCAAAGCTGCCGGCTTCTCCACCTacttctccttctccctccAAAACCCCATCcccaaatccaaatccaaacccCTCGCAGCAGGTTCCCTCAAATTCTTCCTCGCCCCAGCAGTTTCCGCACCCACCGACGCCCTAgccgtcgtcttctccgtcGCCGACGTCGACCCCAGCCACGTCCGGGTCCAGATCGACCTCCCCGGCGTCAACACGGCCGTCGTCCAGGCCCGGTTCTCTCTGCCCGTGTCCCGCGCCCAAAAGCTGCATTCTTGGATAGACTAcaacgccacctccgccgcgctCCAGGTCCGCCTCTCGTCCTCGCGCGTCCCCAAGCCGCCGCACCCGCTGCTCTCCCACCCGCTCCATCTCCGTCCCCAATCCAGCACCCGGATGCTCGCCGGATTCGCCTCCTCCCACGCAAACTGCAGCCTCTTCAGCTGGGCATTCAAGGCCAGCTCCGGGCCCCCCTACCTCATGCACTCCCTGCCCCTGGATCCCACCGGCGGCAGCATACTGCtcaccacgccgccgctgccgcactACCAGCCCCCGCTGCCCTACCGCTACCACTGGCCgtcgctgctgctcgccgcggCCTGCGGCGCCATGCTCACCTTCTTCGTACTGTTCGTTTGGTACTCAGTGGCCACACGACGCCCCATCGGCGTCACGCCCGTCGAGTACCCCATGCACCCGTCCTCCTCCGACATTGTCTACGAGAAGATCGTGCTCGTCGGAGCCAAGGACCACCCTGCCAATGCCGCCGCACCCGGTAACAAGTAg